A region from the Molothrus ater isolate BHLD 08-10-18 breed brown headed cowbird unplaced genomic scaffold, BPBGC_Mater_1.1 matUn_MA502, whole genome shotgun sequence genome encodes:
- the LOC118700983 gene encoding LOW QUALITY PROTEIN: kelch-like protein 8 (The sequence of the model RefSeq protein was modified relative to this genomic sequence to represent the inferred CDS: inserted 1 base in 1 codon) has translation MYPNMRGIALASLGGPIYAIGGLDDNTCFSDVERYDIDSINHVYAVGGNDGVASLSSVEKYDPHLDKWIEVKEMGQRRAGNGVSELHGCLYVVGGFDDNSPXSSVEWFDPRCNKWEYVAELTTPRGGVGIATLMGKIFAVGGHNGNVYLYTVEAFDPIVNRWELVGSVSHCRAGAGVAVCSCLSSQIRDVGQGSSNVVDCM, from the exons ATGTATCCAAATAT GAGAGGCATCGCGCTGGCGTCCCTGGGCGGCCCCATTTATGCCATTGGGGGCTTGGATGACAACACGTGCTTCAGTGACGTGGAGCGCTATGACATCGACTCGATC AACCATGTTTACGCCGTGGGTGGCAATGATGGTGTAGCATCTCTTTCCAGTGTGGAGAAATATGATCCCCACCTGGATAAGTGGATAGAAGTAAAAGAGATGGGCCAGCGAAGGGCTGGGAACGGTGTCAGTGAGCTCCACGGCTGCTTGTATGTAGTGG GTGGGTTTGATGACAACTCAC TGAGCTCAGTGGAGTGGTTTGACCCACGCTGTAACAAATGGGAATACGTGGCAGAGCTCACAACTCCAAGGGGTGGTGTTGGCATAGCAACACTGATGGGAAAAATTTTTGCAGTTGGAGGTCATAATGGCAATGTGTACCTGTATACAGTGGAAGCATTTGATCCCATAGTGAACAG gTGGGAGCTGGTGGGCTCAGTGTcacactgcagggcaggggcggGCGTGGCCGTGTGCTCCTGTCTCAGCAGCCAGATCCGGGATGTGGGCCAGGGATCCAGCAACGTTGTGGATTGCATGTGA